The proteins below come from a single Acidobacteriota bacterium genomic window:
- a CDS encoding AI-2E family transporter has translation MQAKGTRIGFLVLLGLLLVAFVAIIKPFLMPGLLAVLVVIICDPIYQILLRWLRQRRYIAALCATFLVLLVVIIPLGIVVGVVISNAANVVMNITTQLEGGQMAQQIDQATEWVKSKISIVAGLLPADFDLRSTVLGVFKSIGSVVYQYSPRVLSATIGLLGGLLLMIVFIFVLFAEGARLYQSILSLLPLDEEHKKVIVREIRFVISATFLSMIATSVAQGILIGIGFWIAGISNPFIWGLVAIGVTLIPVIGGPIMYVTAAAALLIGGRWVAAIFILIYGIGIVSTVDNIIKPLIMRGKVNVHPLLLALSIMGGGMWLGPIGIILGPLVVVLLLAMLKIYQREFS, from the coding sequence ATGCAAGCCAAAGGGACGAGGATCGGATTTCTGGTTCTGCTGGGGCTTTTGCTTGTGGCATTTGTCGCCATCATCAAGCCGTTCTTGATGCCCGGGCTTCTTGCCGTTCTGGTCGTCATCATCTGCGACCCGATCTATCAGATCCTTCTCAGATGGCTGAGGCAGAGAAGGTACATCGCTGCCCTCTGTGCCACGTTCCTTGTTCTACTTGTAGTAATCATACCTCTTGGGATAGTCGTCGGAGTCGTCATATCAAACGCGGCCAATGTCGTAATGAACATCACTACTCAGCTTGAGGGCGGGCAGATGGCACAACAGATCGATCAAGCAACGGAATGGGTCAAGAGCAAAATCAGCATTGTTGCTGGTCTTCTTCCAGCCGATTTCGATCTGCGAAGCACCGTTCTCGGCGTTTTTAAATCCATCGGAAGCGTTGTCTATCAATATTCTCCACGCGTCCTCTCGGCAACCATCGGTCTTCTGGGTGGACTCCTGTTAATGATCGTCTTCATCTTTGTCCTCTTTGCCGAGGGTGCTCGCCTGTATCAGAGCATCCTATCCTTGCTACCGCTGGATGAAGAGCACAAGAAGGTCATCGTGCGTGAGATCCGCTTCGTCATCTCCGCCACTTTCCTGAGCATGATCGCAACGTCAGTTGCTCAGGGAATACTCATCGGGATCGGTTTCTGGATAGCCGGGATCTCCAATCCTTTCATATGGGGACTGGTTGCTATTGGAGTGACATTAATCCCGGTGATCGGTGGACCTATCATGTACGTCACGGCAGCAGCAGCCCTGCTGATCGGAGGCCGCTGGGTAGCTGCCATCTTCATCTTGATCTACGGGATCGGGATTGTCTCCACTGTGGATAATATCATTAAGCCGCTTATAATGCGCGGAAAAGTGAATGTCCATCCGCTGCTTCTTGCTCTGAGCATCATGGGAGGCGGCATGTGGCTTGGTCCGATCGGCATCATCCTGGGACCGCTGGTTGTTGTTCTTCTGCTTGCCATGCTTAAGATCTATCAGCGCGAATTCTCCTGA
- a CDS encoding GDYXXLXY domain-containing protein, producing the protein MRKKHWTLGLFCLLAVIQIAVPVSMLVRREITLRTGKQFKFKVTSVDFSDAIPGRYVALSFKGDQVTLPEGMRIFEGQSVYALFENDENGFACFKSVSRMRPKGGNYIKATVKKSGSKEATLSLPFDRFYLEEEIAPPVRKACCKYSEEKKCSGFTTVRVKSGLAVLEEVYIDDLSIKDFIKKNIDRFEK; encoded by the coding sequence GTGAGAAAGAAGCATTGGACTCTTGGTCTCTTTTGCCTTCTTGCTGTAATTCAGATTGCTGTTCCTGTTTCCATGCTCGTCCGTCGCGAAATCACGCTCCGCACAGGAAAGCAGTTTAAATTCAAGGTGACTTCCGTGGACTTTTCAGATGCCATTCCCGGACGCTATGTCGCTCTTTCTTTCAAGGGAGATCAAGTGACGTTGCCTGAAGGGATGAGAATATTCGAGGGACAGAGTGTTTACGCACTCTTTGAGAACGATGAGAATGGATTTGCCTGCTTCAAGTCAGTAAGCAGGATGCGTCCTAAAGGGGGAAATTACATCAAAGCTACTGTGAAAAAGAGCGGGTCAAAAGAAGCTACTTTATCTCTTCCCTTCGACAGGTTCTATCTCGAAGAGGAGATTGCTCCTCCGGTAAGAAAAGCTTGCTGCAAGTATAGCGAAGAAAAGAAGTGCAGTGGTTTTACAACTGTCCGTGTTAAGTCCGGACTTGCCGTCCTCGAAGAAGTATATATCGACGACCTTTCCATCAAAGACTTCATAAAGAAAAACATTGATAGATTTGAGAAGTAA
- a CDS encoding DUF2157 domain-containing protein: MAKKYIQWLYEELPSLVDKGVLTPESAQKLRTHYGVVKARSGFQLALIISSVLGALLIGLGIILLFAHNWEDLSRPTRTVLSLAPLIIGQLLAGSTIWRKSDSVAWREGSSTFLMIAIGAAIALISQTYQIPGDMTDFLLTWILLGIPLVYLMNATVPVLIYFVLLTLWAGNSAVSGENVLLYWPLVALVIPYLRKLLKVDRYDLHPMLILWGLSLSLCWATGVTLGNAAPGLWVINYSSLFALMYLIGTRWFDENARIVKNPLQAVGTIGLLVIAYILSYRPPWEEIGSSHYWQELHLSRFEFAADVIMTAAFFVTVLYMLIRLRLYRGYKGLYMMIPVPAIIAFILNNQGSPIMIPVIIFNLYLIALGVVTLSAGLKEENLETVNLGMLILLVVIVSRFFDLEFSFLTRGIAFIVCGAGFLLTNLVLLRRKKGGAQ, from the coding sequence ATGGCTAAAAAGTACATTCAATGGCTTTATGAAGAACTGCCATCCCTTGTTGACAAAGGCGTTCTCACTCCTGAGAGCGCCCAGAAGCTGCGGACACATTATGGTGTGGTCAAAGCAAGAAGTGGCTTCCAGCTCGCACTCATCATCTCCAGCGTTCTGGGAGCCCTCCTCATCGGTCTCGGGATCATCCTCCTCTTCGCCCACAACTGGGAGGATCTTTCCAGGCCGACGAGAACAGTCCTGTCTCTGGCTCCTCTGATCATCGGGCAACTCCTTGCTGGATCAACCATCTGGCGAAAGAGCGATTCCGTTGCCTGGAGGGAGGGCTCATCTACTTTCCTCATGATTGCCATCGGAGCTGCCATTGCTCTGATCTCACAGACTTACCAGATACCGGGAGATATGACAGATTTCCTGTTGACATGGATTCTCCTAGGCATCCCTCTTGTCTATCTCATGAATGCGACTGTGCCCGTCTTGATTTACTTTGTTTTGCTAACACTCTGGGCTGGCAACAGCGCCGTTTCAGGAGAAAATGTTTTGCTCTACTGGCCACTTGTTGCCCTGGTCATTCCCTATCTCAGGAAACTCCTGAAAGTTGATCGTTACGATTTGCATCCGATGCTGATTCTGTGGGGGCTTTCTCTCAGTCTTTGCTGGGCAACAGGCGTTACGCTTGGAAACGCAGCGCCGGGTCTCTGGGTCATCAACTACAGCTCTCTTTTTGCCCTGATGTATCTCATCGGAACTCGGTGGTTCGACGAGAACGCTAGAATAGTGAAGAATCCACTTCAAGCGGTAGGAACAATCGGCCTTCTCGTCATTGCCTATATCCTCAGCTATAGACCACCATGGGAAGAAATTGGTAGTTCCCATTATTGGCAGGAACTCCATCTATCCAGGTTTGAGTTTGCGGCAGATGTGATCATGACAGCCGCTTTCTTCGTCACGGTTCTTTATATGCTCATCCGGCTTCGTCTCTACCGCGGCTATAAAGGTCTGTACATGATGATCCCTGTTCCGGCCATCATCGCTTTCATCCTCAACAATCAGGGAAGTCCTATCATGATCCCAGTGATCATATTCAACCTTTATTTGATTGCCCTGGGAGTCGTCACGCTTTCTGCGGGACTGAAAGAAGAGAACCTGGAAACGGTGAATTTAGGAATGCTCATTCTGTTAGTTGTGATCGTGTCACGATTCTTCGATCTGGAATTCTCTTTTCTGACTCGCGGAATCGCTTTCATTGTCTGTGGAGCAGGTTTCCTGCTGACGAACCTTGTTCTTCTCAGGCGGAAGAAAGGGGGTGCACAGTGA
- the nfi gene encoding deoxyribonuclease V (cleaves DNA at apurinic or apyrimidinic sites), with product MLVRMLHPWKVSPQQARAIQNSLSKKVIQNWDNRHVRTIAGADVSFPDSDTVLAAVVIVTYPNMKVIETRLRSGKCEFPYIPGLLAFREVPALISVLEELKSEPDILMCDAQGIAHPRGMGLATHIGILTDKPSIGCAKSCLYGKYDEPGDRKGDFSYLTNNSGERIGAVLRTRDGVQPVFVSVGHRIDLNKSIDIVLACSLKFRIPEPLRLAHKLAAGEKIEMEGEKESPQLTLF from the coding sequence ATGCTTGTCAGGATGTTGCATCCGTGGAAGGTAAGCCCGCAGCAAGCGCGCGCCATTCAGAACAGCCTGTCGAAGAAAGTCATTCAGAATTGGGATAATAGACATGTAAGAACAATCGCCGGGGCGGATGTTTCTTTCCCTGATTCCGATACCGTTCTTGCTGCAGTAGTCATCGTAACCTATCCCAACATGAAGGTAATTGAAACGAGGCTCAGATCAGGAAAATGTGAGTTTCCCTACATTCCGGGGCTCCTTGCGTTTCGGGAAGTGCCGGCGCTTATCTCGGTCCTCGAAGAATTGAAATCGGAGCCGGACATCCTTATGTGTGATGCGCAGGGAATCGCGCATCCAAGAGGGATGGGACTGGCAACCCACATTGGCATCCTGACAGACAAACCATCCATAGGATGCGCAAAATCCTGCCTCTACGGAAAGTATGACGAGCCTGGTGATCGCAAAGGGGATTTTTCCTATCTCACAAACAATTCAGGAGAGAGGATCGGAGCAGTCCTCAGAACTCGTGATGGGGTTCAGCCGGTATTCGTCTCCGTAGGCCACAGGATCGACCTGAACAAATCGATTGACATCGTTCTTGCTTGCTCTTTAAAATTCAGGATACCTGAGCCGCTAAGGCTGGCTCACAAACTTGCCGCCGGAGAGAAAATTGAAATGGAAGGTGAAAAAGAGAGCCCGCAACTCACTCTTTTTTAG